GGTGGGGATGGGGCGGATCATGGCCACCAGGCCGAGGATCATGCCCAGGTTGAAGATGTTGGAGCCCAGGACGTTGGAGAGGGCAATGGCGGGCAAGCCCTGGTACGCCGCGGTCATGGTGACCAGGAATTCCGGCGCCGAGGTTCCGGCGGCGACGATGGTCAGGCCGATGACCAGCTCGGAGATGCCCCAGCGCCGGGCAATGGTCGCGGCGTTGTCCACGATCAGCCCCGCCCCTTTCCAGAGCAGCGCGGCGCTGACCACGATCAGGCCAAGGTTGAAGAGGGTGTCCATAGGTGGTGGTTTCAGGACGGGGAGTTGGCGTTGATCCAGTCTTGTTTTTCTTGCTTTGTCCGGTCCCAGGTGAACTCCGTCCAACCGGTTTCGGACGGGGATTCGGCGGGGCATTCCAGGGTACGGGACTGGTCGGAACTGGTGACGCGAATCAGGGGAGCTTGTCCAGGGGGGCGTTTTTTCGCGGTGAAGCCGGCCACGAAGGTCGCGGCCAGGCGGATATCCTCCTCGGTCCAGATTATGCCCGGCTTACGACGGCCCAGGGCCAGGGGGCCTTGGACGTCCGCGGTCTTGAACAGCAGATCCTCGGCCTGGGCCATGCGCGCCAGGGCATCGTTATTCGCCTTGTTGCGGCCGACCATCATCCAAAGCCCGTCGTTCCAGTACTGCCGGGACATGTTGGCCAGGGCGAAGTCACGAGGGGACGGATCGGGAATGCGGGTCAGGACCGGCCAGAATCGTTTGGCGGATTCCTGTTCCGCCAGCAGGCAGCCGCCTGCCGGGGTGGGGATTTCGGTCAGACCATAGGTTTCGGCCAGGCGAAGCTGGTCCTTGCGGCCGCGGCCGGAAATGGAGTGCAGTCGGGAGCGGTCCACCAATCCTTCCTCTTCCATGGGCGTGGGGGGAAGGTGGCCGGCGCAGAGCGGGCGCAGCAACAGATCGCGAACTTCGGCCTGCTTGCTGATCAGGTTCAAGGTATCCCGGCGTTGGGACATGGGCCGCTGGCCGAGGACTTCCCCGCTGATCAGGAACCGGGCGCCGTACTGGTCCAGCAGGGATTTGGCGTGGGCGAGCATGGTTATCTTGCAATCCACGCAGGGGTTGAGCACCTTGCCGTATCCGAAGCGCGGGCCTTGCCGCAAAATGTCGATGAACTCCTGATGCACGTCCACGGGCCGGATTTCCAGATTATAGATGCGTTGCCAGTGTCCGATTTTGTCCGGGTGGCCGAAAAACGGGGAACAGAAATGCAGGCCGAGGACTCGCAGTCCCTGGTCGAGCACGGTCTTCATGGCCAGGATGCTGTCCAGCCCTCCGGAGAAGAGGGCCAAGGCGTGGTAGGTTTGGGTCATGGGGGGGGAGGAAAAGGTTGTCGGGAAGCAGGAAAACGCAGAGATTACGCCTTTTCCTTTCAGGATGCAAAAGTGAGGGCGGGTTACAAACCCGCCCTCACGGCTTTGATGTTTGCTCTTGCTCGACAACCGGTATCGGCATCGAAAACGCTAAGAAGCAGCGCAAAATGGCTTCAGTTTCGATACCGATACCGATACCGACTCCGACCCCGGCAACCTAGAGCCCTTTACGTTCAAACCAGCGAAATAGCAGGACCGCGCCGACAATGAACACCGGAATGACCAGCCAATGGCTGACGCCGAGCATTTCCGGCAGGGTCAGACGTCCGTAGTCGCCCCAGGTGTACACCGTGGATCGCAGCCAAGGATAGGCTTCGGCAAAGAGCCCTCCGCCAACGATCATCCCCAGGATGCCCCACAGCGCGTCCCAGCGGCCCTCGCCCAGCGCCCCCATGGAGGTGCCCGGGCAGTAGCCCAGCAGGCCCCAGCCTAGGCCGAAAAGCAGGCCGCCGATGATGATCGGCCCGAGCATCAGGGGTTTCACGGAGAGTTTGGCCACTCCCAGATCCTGGAGCAGATACACGCCGACCATGCCCACGATCACACTGGAAAGCATGAACTTGATGATGGTCATGTCCATCAACCGGAGTGCGCCGAGTTGCTTGTCGTAGCGCAGCACCCGTCCTTTCTGAAGCAGGAAGCCGAAGAGGAAGCCGGTGATCAGTCCGTAGATCAGGATGCTCATGACTTACCCCCTCCGTAGACGATGCGGGCCATGATCAACCCGCCGATAAAAAAGCAGACCAGAGCCACAAAACCACTGACAGCCAGTTGAAGCGAACCGCTCAACCCATGACCGCTGGGTCAGCCGTCTGCCAGTCGGGCCCCGAACATGGCCACCACGCCGCCGGAAAAGGCGACTACGGCCCGCTTTACCGGGGTGTGGCCGAAGCGTTCCCGCCACATGTCCGGGACGGATTGCCAGCGGAACGAGCCGGAGGTCCAGGCCGAGACCAGGGAGCCGAGGACGATTCCGATCACGAACATCCACTGCCAGTCGATGCGGGGAACCACCCGAGTGAAGTACTCCAGTTGAGCGACCCGCTCCGGGCTGAACCACTGTTCGATCATCCCCGCCGTGCGCACGAAGGACGTGGACGCACCGAAAAACTGCCCGGCCAACCAGACCGACATCACCCCGACCAGGCCGCTGAGTCCTCCGGCCAGATACGGGCTCCATCCTCCGTCACGTTTGATCATGATGCTGCCTCCTTGATGTTCGCCAATCTCGCGGTTTGGCGTTTCGCAAAAGCCGAATGCTTTTGTCCGAATGCATTTGCGATGGTTCTATCACATTCCGGAATCAGGTCCAGTCCGGTCACGGTTCCACCTCTTGTGAGCAGGTGAACAAGCGAAGTCTTCCGGCATATTTGGGGTTGACATTCATGCCGCGGCATGTAGATTGGTATGGCCATTAGGCGGTGCCTCTTTGTTGCTGCTTTTGATATTGTTCAATTTTTTTATAATATGGGGGGCATATTTTTATGGAGGGCAGTAAAATGGACCGTCCATTCAGTGTCGGCAAAGTCGAGGGGCTGGAGGATTACTGTTTCGCCCCCACCAGGGCTGGGCGCGCCGGGGAGGACATAGCTTTGCAGATTCAAGCCGCGGTGCTTGGCGGCAAGGTCAAGCCCGGCGAACGCCTGCCCAGCGAAAGAGAACTGCAAGTCCTGTTCAAGACCGGTCGCGGGGTGATTCGCGAAGCCCTGCAGGTGCTCAAGCACAAGGGGTTGATCGAGATTCACAAGGGGGCCAAGGGCGGGGCCTACGTCAAGAACATCGAAGTTGTCAGCATCAGCGAGTCCTTTGCCTTGTTCCTGAAGCAGAACCAAACCGATCCCATGCACCTGATCGAATTTCGGGAAAGCATGGACTACGTGATCACGGACTTGGCCATTGCCCGCGGCAGCGTGGACCGGAAGCGACTCCTTCAGGACAAAGCCGAGGCCCTGGCCGCCGTCGCGGACGAGGCGAACATGGAACTTCTGGCCGAACTGGACCGGGAACTGAATCTGTTGTTCGCCAAAATGGCCGACAATCCGATTTTTGAATGGATCATGCAGGCCGTTCAGATCGGTTTCAGCTCCATGGACAACGCCCTGTACGAGGACGCGGAATACCGGCGGTGCATCGTGGACAATTGGCGGCACACCGCCCTGGAGATCGCCCGCCACGACCCCATCAAGGCCAAGTCTTTCATCAGCTACCATTACATGATTTTACGCAGGAAGGTGGAAGCGTTTCAAGAAATGCGTCGAACCACCGAAATGTGAATCCAAACCCCAAGGAGCAACACCACATGTCCAAGAAAACATATGACCTGATTATCATCGGCGCGGGGACCGCCGGGAGCATTCTGGCCAACCGGTTGAGCGCGGATCCGGACCGTCGCGTGCTGGTTTTGGAGGCTGGCCGCTGGGACCACAAGATGGATTTTCGGATCCATATGCCCTCGGCCCTGGCCTTCAACCTGACAAACAAGTTCTATAACTGGGCCTACGAGTCCGAGCCGGAACAGCACATGCACAATCGCCGGATCGCCCAGCCCCGGGGCAAGGTCCTGGGCGGTTCCAGCTCCATTAACGGGATGATCCACATTCGCGGCAACGCCATGGACTACGAGAAATGGGGCGCGATCAAGGGCCTGGAGAACTGGGACTACGCTCACTGCCTGCCGTATTTTCAAAAAATGGAATACCGGCTGAAAGGCGCGGACGCCTATCAGGGCAGGACCGGTGGGCAGTACCTGACCACCCCGAAATGTGAGAACCCGTTGTTCGACGCTTTTTTCGCCGCGGTTCAGCAGGCCGGATACCCGATTACCTCGGACGTGAACGGCTTTCAGCAGGAAGGATTCGGCAAGTTCGAAAGCACCACGTATCGCGGCAATCGCTGGAGCACGGCCCGCGGATATCTGCATCCGGCCCTGCACCGTTCCAACCTGGAGTTGATCTGCAAGGCCCTGACCACCAGAGTGCTCTTCGAGGGCCGCACCGCCGTGGGCGTGGAGTACCGCAAGGGCGACAAACTGCATAAGGCCTACGCCGGGGAAGTCATCTGTTGCGGCGGGGCGATCAACTCCCCGCAACTGCTCCAGCTCTCCGGTGTGGGGAATGCCGAGCATCTCTTGGCCAAAGGCGTTTCCGTGGTCGCGGATCTGGCGGGTGTTGGCGAGAACCTGCAGGACCACCTGGAGGTGTACGTGCAGTGCGCGTCCAAGCAGCCGGTCAGCCTTTACCCGGCCCTCAAGCCCTGGAACATGCCCAAGATTGGTTTGGAATGGCTGTTCCGGAGAACCGGGATCGGGGCCAGCAACCACTTCGAGGCCGGCGGCTTCGTGCGGAGCAATGACGAGGTCATGTACCCGAACCTGCAGTTCCATTTCCTGCCCATCGCCATCCGGTACGACGGGAGCGCGCCCAGCGAAGGCCACGGGTACCAGCTCCACGTCGGCCCGATGTACAGCGACGCCAAGGGCTCGGTCCGGCTGCTGTCCAATGACCCGACCACCCCGCCGCGGATTCGGTTCAACTACCTGTCCACGGAAAAGGATCGCAAGGAATGGATCGAGGCCATTGGGTGCGCGCGCAAGATTTTCAACCAACCGGCTTTCGAGGCGTTCAAAAACAAGGAACTCTCCCCCGGCGAACACATTTCCACGGACGAAGAGGTCCTGGACTTCGTGGCCCGGGAAGGGGAGAGCGCGTATCATCCCAGCTGCACCTGCAAGATGGGCTACGACGACATGGCCGTTGTGGACAAGGATTTGAAGGTACACGGTCTGAAGAACCTGCGTGTGGTGGACGCCTCGGTGATGCCGGAAATCACCAACGGGAACATCTGCGCCCCGGTGCTGATGATCGCGGAAAAGGCCGCGGACGCGATTCTGGACAACACGCCTTTGCCGCCGTCCAGCGTGGACTTTTATCGGCACGCGTCCGCAGTCAAGAAATAATTTGAATTTTCCAACCATCCAACCAAAGGAGAGGATCGATGGACAAGAAATTACGTAAGTTGGCGATGGCCTTCGCCATGGTCATTATGATCGGCTTTGCCGGAAACGCCCTGGCTTCCAAGGAAGTTAGGTTCGTGTACGTGCCCTGGACGTGCGTTACGGTGAAAACCGAGGTGGCCCAGTTTTTCCTGAATGAACTCGGCTATGACGTCTCCAGCATGCTGCTATCCGTGCCAATCGCCTACCAGGCCTTGGCCTCGGACCAGGCGGACATTTTTTTGGGCAATTGGATGCCCACCATGCAGAGCATTGCCGAGCCCCATTTCAAGAGCGGCAAGGTTGAGTCGTTCTCCGTGATCATGGAGAACGCCAAGTACACCCTGGCCGTGCCCACCTATGCCTACGAGGGCGGCTTGCGCGACTTTTCGGACATCGCCAAATACGGGGAAAAGCTGGAGTACAAGATCTACGGCATCGAGGAAGGCAACGACGGCAACGAGGTCATCGAACTGATGATCAATGAAAACATGTTCAACCTGGGGAATTTCGAACTGATCCCTTCCAGCGAGACGGCCATGCTGACCCAGGTCCAGAATTTTGCCCGCAACCAGCAGTGGATCGTTTTCCTGGGCTGGTCCCCGCACTGGATGAACAAGATCATCGACATGTCCTATCTCACGGGCAGCGATGAAACCACCTTCGGCGGGAACGACGGCACGGCCACGGTGTACATCAACATCCGCACCGGCTTTGACCAGGAGCAGCCCAATGTGGCCGCGTTCCTGAACAACTTTCTTGTGCCCATCGCGATGGTCAACGAGGCCATGAACATGCTTCACGAAGACTCCGCCATGGAGCCCCTGGAAGCCGGTCTGGCCTGGCTGCGCGCCAACCCGGAGATCTATCGCGGCTGGATGGACGGCGTGACCACGGCCGACGGACAGCCCGCCCTGCCGGTGATCGAAGCGGCGATGGCGAAGTAGTTTTCATCCGGAAACGGCCCTTTTTCCTTTTGGCTGCGTCACTCTTCACAATTATTCGTCAACGTATTGATATACGCTTCCTCATAATTGCTTGATTTCCTTGCCAAAAGAAGCAATTGCTCGTTTCCGGATTGAAAACTGGCTGTTTCTGCATTTGGAAAAAAAATCCGGATGGAAACGAAGTAGAATGAGAAGATATAACGGTTCACGGTTCATGGCTGGAGGGTATTCCAGCCATCAATCCCTTGCTTTCATGAATCGTTGAACCACTGAACCCAGGATCTCCCATGCAACAGACTCGCCCCCCCGTATTCATCCGAACCCATTTTGACGCCTGTACCGGCTGCCAACTCTGTCAGGCCGCCTGTTCCCTGCATGTGTTCGGTGGGTACAATCCGCGGAGATCCATGCTTACCATCCGGCGGATGTGGGAGAATATGGCTCATATTCCGGTTGTCTGCGCGCAGTGCGCGGATCCGATGTGCCTGCGGGCCTGTCCGGTAAAGGCTATATCCCGTGATGAGGTAACCGGAGTCGTGGCCATTGACCGGGAGAAGTGCATTTCCTGTGGGCTGTGCGGTCGGTATTGCCCCTTGGGCATGATCCATCTGGACGCGGAAAGCGGCAAAGCCTTCAAGTGCGACTTGTGCGACGGCAGCCCTGGTTGTGTCCGGGCTTGCCCCACGGGGGCTCTGGAAATGCTCGAATCGGCGAGAATCCCGACAAGCGCCGGGGAGGGCCAATCATGAGCAGTGCGGCCTGGGGCGTGATGCTCCACGCGGATCTGACCACGGGTACGTTTCAGGATGTGCCTCTTCCGGACTGGTTCCAGGAGGGATACCTGGGCGGCAAGGGGTACGCGGCCAAGCTGCTTCTGGACCTGATTCCGGAGCGGGCCGATCCTTTGGGGCCGGGCAATGTCCTGCTTTTCCTGCCCGGCCCGCTCACCGGAACCCCGGCCCCGGCCATGCGGGCCTGCGTGGCGACCAAGTCCCCGCTGACCAACCTTTTCCTGGACTCCTATTTCGGCGGAATGTTCGGCCCGGAAATCAAGTACGTCGGATACGACGGGCTGGTCATCACGGGCCAAGCGCCGGAACCCGTAATTCTGGTCGTGGACCGGGACGGCCCTCGATTGCGTCCCGCAGGAGAGCTTTGGGGGCTGGACACCCTGGAAACCACCCAACGGGTCAAGGATATCCTGGACGACGATGGCTTCAAGATCGCGGCCATCGGACCGGCTGGAGAAGAACACGTTCCGTATGCCCTGATCTGTTGCGAGTTCAATCGTCAGGCCGGACGGGGCGGGGCGGGCGCGGTGATGGGGGCCAAGAATCTGAAAGCCGTGGCCCTCAAGGGCGATCGGCTGGTCCGGGTTCATGATCAGGCCGCGTTCGAGCAGGCTTTGGACCGTGCGAACCAGGAGATCCAAGACAGCGCCGAATGCCGGGCCCTGATGGGTTCCGGCACCGCGGCCTCTGTGGAGTTCGCCAATGAGGCCGGGCTGATCCCGGCGAACAACTTCAGTGACGGAACCTCGCTCCTGGCCAGGAAACTGGGTGAAGGCGGCCAGTCCCGGGCCTTGTGGTTGAGCCGGGCGGCCTGTTTGGGGTGCCCCATTGCCTGCACCCAGATGGGTGCGGTTCGGACCGGAGCCCATGCCCAGATGGTCACGGACATCGTGGAGTACGAGTCCGCGGCCATGCTTGGGACCAATCTGGGCATCGGCGACCCCCGGGCCGTGGCCCACCTGACCAAGCTCTGCGACCTGCTGGGCCTGGATTCCATCTCCACGGGCGCTTGCGTGAGTTTTGCCATGGAGGCCAAGGCCAAGGGGTTGCTGGCAAAATCCTCTTTCGAGGATATGGCCGACCTGGAGTTCGGCAGTGTCGCGGCGGCGGAACGGTTGATCAGGATGATCGCCGGTCGGCAGGGTGAACTGGGGCGTCTTCTAGCTCAGGGCGTCAAGGTCGCGGCCAAGGTCCTGGGGCCGGAGGCGGAAAGCCTGGCCCAGCACGTCAAGGGCCTGGAAATGCCCGCCTGGGGACCGCGCGGCGCACCGGGCATGGGCCTGGCCTACATGACCGCGGACCGGGGAGCCTGCCATCAGCGCGGTTTTCCCGTGGGCTACGAGGCCACGGGCATGGAGTGGCGGGGCAAGCCCGTCCGGGCGTTGGACCTGGAGGGCAAGGCCGAACTGGTGGCGGCCTTGCAGGACTATCTGGCCGGCACGGACTGTCTGGTGAAATGCGACTTTGGGGCCATGGGCGTTACGCCCCAAACCTACGCCGACCTGCTGAACGCGGCCACGGGCCGCGAGGTGGAGCCAGGCTTTTTCGACGAACTGGGCCGCCGGATCTGGAACTCCACCCGTCTCTTCAATCTCCGCGAGGGCCTGGACGTATCCCAAGAGCGCCTGCCCCGGCGCTTCGTGGAGGAGCCCCTGCCCAGCGGCCCGTACAAGGGCCACCGGATCACGGAGGAGGACATGCGCACGCTGCTGGAGGATTACTAC
The window above is part of the Desulfonatronum sp. SC1 genome. Proteins encoded here:
- a CDS encoding sodium:calcium antiporter, producing the protein MDTLFNLGLIVVSAALLWKGAGLIVDNAATIARRWGISELVIGLTIVAAGTSAPEFLVTMTAAYQGLPAIALSNVLGSNIFNLGMILGLVAMIRPIPT
- a CDS encoding tRNA(5-methylaminomethyl-2-thiouridylate) methyltransferase, whose product is MTQTYHALALFSGGLDSILAMKTVLDQGLRVLGLHFCSPFFGHPDKIGHWQRIYNLEIRPVDVHQEFIDILRQGPRFGYGKVLNPCVDCKITMLAHAKSLLDQYGARFLISGEVLGQRPMSQRRDTLNLISKQAEVRDLLLRPLCAGHLPPTPMEEEGLVDRSRLHSISGRGRKDQLRLAETYGLTEIPTPAGGCLLAEQESAKRFWPVLTRIPDPSPRDFALANMSRQYWNDGLWMMVGRNKANNDALARMAQAEDLLFKTADVQGPLALGRRKPGIIWTEEDIRLAATFVAGFTAKKRPPGQAPLIRVTSSDQSRTLECPAESPSETGWTEFTWDRTKQEKQDWINANSPS
- a CDS encoding YeeE/YedE thiosulfate transporter family protein codes for the protein MSILIYGLITGFLFGFLLQKGRVLRYDKQLGALRLMDMTIIKFMLSSVIVGMVGVYLLQDLGVAKLSVKPLMLGPIIIGGLLFGLGWGLLGYCPGTSMGALGEGRWDALWGILGMIVGGGLFAEAYPWLRSTVYTWGDYGRLTLPEMLGVSHWLVIPVFIVGAVLLFRWFERKGL
- a CDS encoding YeeE/YedE thiosulfate transporter family protein, with translation MIKRDGGWSPYLAGGLSGLVGVMSVWLAGQFFGASTSFVRTAGMIEQWFSPERVAQLEYFTRVVPRIDWQWMFVIGIVLGSLVSAWTSGSFRWQSVPDMWRERFGHTPVKRAVVAFSGGVVAMFGARLADGUPSGHGLSGSLQLAVSGFVALVCFFIGGLIMARIVYGGGKS
- a CDS encoding FadR/GntR family transcriptional regulator, which produces MDRPFSVGKVEGLEDYCFAPTRAGRAGEDIALQIQAAVLGGKVKPGERLPSERELQVLFKTGRGVIREALQVLKHKGLIEIHKGAKGGAYVKNIEVVSISESFALFLKQNQTDPMHLIEFRESMDYVITDLAIARGSVDRKRLLQDKAEALAAVADEANMELLAELDRELNLLFAKMADNPIFEWIMQAVQIGFSSMDNALYEDAEYRRCIVDNWRHTALEIARHDPIKAKSFISYHYMILRRKVEAFQEMRRTTEM
- the betA gene encoding choline dehydrogenase, yielding MSKKTYDLIIIGAGTAGSILANRLSADPDRRVLVLEAGRWDHKMDFRIHMPSALAFNLTNKFYNWAYESEPEQHMHNRRIAQPRGKVLGGSSSINGMIHIRGNAMDYEKWGAIKGLENWDYAHCLPYFQKMEYRLKGADAYQGRTGGQYLTTPKCENPLFDAFFAAVQQAGYPITSDVNGFQQEGFGKFESTTYRGNRWSTARGYLHPALHRSNLELICKALTTRVLFEGRTAVGVEYRKGDKLHKAYAGEVICCGGAINSPQLLQLSGVGNAEHLLAKGVSVVADLAGVGENLQDHLEVYVQCASKQPVSLYPALKPWNMPKIGLEWLFRRTGIGASNHFEAGGFVRSNDEVMYPNLQFHFLPIAIRYDGSAPSEGHGYQLHVGPMYSDAKGSVRLLSNDPTTPPRIRFNYLSTEKDRKEWIEAIGCARKIFNQPAFEAFKNKELSPGEHISTDEEVLDFVAREGESAYHPSCTCKMGYDDMAVVDKDLKVHGLKNLRVVDASVMPEITNGNICAPVLMIAEKAADAILDNTPLPPSSVDFYRHASAVKK
- a CDS encoding ABC transporter substrate-binding protein, which translates into the protein MDKKLRKLAMAFAMVIMIGFAGNALASKEVRFVYVPWTCVTVKTEVAQFFLNELGYDVSSMLLSVPIAYQALASDQADIFLGNWMPTMQSIAEPHFKSGKVESFSVIMENAKYTLAVPTYAYEGGLRDFSDIAKYGEKLEYKIYGIEEGNDGNEVIELMINENMFNLGNFELIPSSETAMLTQVQNFARNQQWIVFLGWSPHWMNKIIDMSYLTGSDETTFGGNDGTATVYINIRTGFDQEQPNVAAFLNNFLVPIAMVNEAMNMLHEDSAMEPLEAGLAWLRANPEIYRGWMDGVTTADGQPALPVIEAAMAK
- a CDS encoding 4Fe-4S dicluster domain-containing protein → MQQTRPPVFIRTHFDACTGCQLCQAACSLHVFGGYNPRRSMLTIRRMWENMAHIPVVCAQCADPMCLRACPVKAISRDEVTGVVAIDREKCISCGLCGRYCPLGMIHLDAESGKAFKCDLCDGSPGCVRACPTGALEMLESARIPTSAGEGQS
- a CDS encoding aldehyde ferredoxin oxidoreductase family protein, producing the protein MSSAAWGVMLHADLTTGTFQDVPLPDWFQEGYLGGKGYAAKLLLDLIPERADPLGPGNVLLFLPGPLTGTPAPAMRACVATKSPLTNLFLDSYFGGMFGPEIKYVGYDGLVITGQAPEPVILVVDRDGPRLRPAGELWGLDTLETTQRVKDILDDDGFKIAAIGPAGEEHVPYALICCEFNRQAGRGGAGAVMGAKNLKAVALKGDRLVRVHDQAAFEQALDRANQEIQDSAECRALMGSGTAASVEFANEAGLIPANNFSDGTSLLARKLGEGGQSRALWLSRAACLGCPIACTQMGAVRTGAHAQMVTDIVEYESAAMLGTNLGIGDPRAVAHLTKLCDLLGLDSISTGACVSFAMEAKAKGLLAKSSFEDMADLEFGSVAAAERLIRMIAGRQGELGRLLAQGVKVAAKVLGPEAESLAQHVKGLEMPAWGPRGAPGMGLAYMTADRGACHQRGFPVGYEATGMEWRGKPVRALDLEGKAELVAALQDYLAGTDCLVKCDFGAMGVTPQTYADLLNAATGREVEPGFFDELGRRIWNSTRLFNLREGLDVSQERLPRRFVEEPLPSGPYKGHRITEEDMRTLLEDYYRVRGWDAQGRPTEECLERAGVVTDRRFVMTASAVKKP